The Haliotis asinina isolate JCU_RB_2024 chromosome 3, JCU_Hal_asi_v2, whole genome shotgun sequence genome segment TGGCAAACAACCAACTATGTCACTGATCAGCCGATCCCTTTCGCCACCTTGTACGGCCAAATTGGCTCCGTGGGACTGTTCCAACCCGAAATGGTCCCCACAGATCACATCCAACAGTTAGCttatttgtgtttttaatcctggGTGAATATATACAGCAAAATAAGTAACAGGTCATGACTATGCTTTGGGACAGTTTTATGACTGTATGCTCAATCTTTACTGTCAAATATATTATCCAAGCTTCCATGTTTTGTTCTGTATGTCTTTCCAGCATTTATGTGATACGGGTCTCTGACCTTTTCGAATATGTCACTCATAGTATAACCTATAGAATGATAGTGATTGTCAACTCATAGGTAACATGTAATAATGGAAGCCTTGTTGAATGAACCAGAGAACACTGGGGTGTCAGCGCCACAAAGCCGACTACCAGGTGACTGATTATTTATTGCTGGTGTTCAAAGACCAGTGTTGCTGACCTTGACTCCGAGTTCAGGTTGTTTACCTCACCCTCGGGGTCAACAGCTCAATGTATCGAACTTACTATTCCTCACTGCGGCAAATTATTACATCAATGTATTGATGTATTTTGGGAAAGCCAGGTAGCCTACTGGTTCAGGCGTTCGCTCTTTATACCGAATACTGATTTACAAcgtgaagcatatttctggtgtccctgccatgatattttgCTGCAATATTGAGAAACGAGTTAAAAACTCAACTCACACGCACTAACTACTGTTCTAGCGTCTGTGCGTCTGCTCGATGACCAACAAGGGTACACTGAGGACAGCACATTTGTGGTGTTCCTCGCCATGAATCAAACCTTAAAGGGAACATGGTGTATGGGCGGATGTGTCAGTGTTACGACTATTTGGCGTACAAATGATCAgtaaaaataaattttaaaatcaCGAGTGATTATAACAGTACTTCTCAATAAAGTGTTCTCATGTGCACCACTTTGCTAAATCCACCCATGgagtatatttttattgttataTCCTGGCATTTCTTTTAAATAAAAGAAACACATCTTCTTGCCAAGCCGGGTAATACATTGCATGCTGGAGACAAATCCTCTGtttcaaatatatgtacatttaaagtattgttatatttaaCGTTGTGACGAACGTTCACGTCAGTCAACGCAACGCAAGCGAGGAACAACGCAAAGCCAGGAACAAAGCAAAACCAGGAACAAAGCAAAGTCAGGAACAACGCAAAGTCAAGAACAATGCAAAGCCAGGAACAAAGCAAAGTCAGGAACAACGCAAAGCCAGGAACAAAGCAAAACCAAGAGCAACGCAAGGCCAGGAACAACGCAAAGTCAGGAACAAAGCAAAACCAGGAACAAAGCAAAGTCAGGAACAACGCAAAGTCAGGAACAAAGCAAAGCCAGGAACAACGCAAAGCCAGGAACAAAGCAAAGCCAAGAGCAACGCAAGGCCAGGAACAACGCAAAGTCAGGAACAAAGCAAAACCAGGAACAAAGCAAAGTCAGGAACAACGCAAAGTCAGGAACAAAGCAAAGTCAGGAACAAAGCAAAACCAGGAACAAAGCAAAGTCAGGAACAACGCAAAGTCAGGAACAAAGCAAAGCCAGGAACAACGCAAAGCCAGGAACAAAGCAAAGCCAAGAGCAACGCAAAGCCAGGAACAAAGCAAAACCAGGAACAAAGCAAAGTCAGGAACAACGCAAAGCCAGGAACAAAGCAAAGCCAGGAACAACGCAAAGCCAGGAATCACACACTGTGTCAGGATCCTGCTGGTTGCACAATACGCTAAGTCTGTTTGACACACCTCCATTAAGGAAACAGAAGACTTTTATGTAGATGTATTATGTAAAAAATAATTAAGCCAATAGCCCTTGGTGTGACGTCACGCGCCATTTGGGAGTCGCACATCTTCTGACCTAATCGCTAATAAACTGGTTACTTAACGTACTGACGCGTTGCGCCTCGAGTGGAGATTAGTTGATGTGTATGCTGATACGAACATTATGTCGGGGTAAATCCTCAGTCAGGGCTGTATATAATCTGTGTATGAACCCTAACGAGGATTGTGTCAGGCACACGTCTGATGCTGGATGTCAGCATGATGATTAACTTATGTGACCTAAGCACAGGTACGGCGCACGGTTAGTACTGAGCGTCAGGCGACAATAAAAAAAGCAGTAGATTAATGTCACTGCAGGATATCTCAGCCATCCATAGTGAGTCCAAGTCCTCAAACTAGTGTTGTCTCTCGCCAAGGCGAACCCGTTGTTCCGCTGGATTGTCACTTCGCCGGAAAGGAAAAGGGTATAGGCACAGTTGACGCAAGTGAACCCGCTGTTCTGTAGACTTGTCACTTTACAAGGAAAGTAAGAGGTATGGAAACCGTTGACATTAGGTGAATCGTTGGTTCTGCAAGCTTTCTTCGTCACTGGAAAGGTAAGAGGTATAGGCACAGTTGACGCAAGTGTCATGTCGCTAGTTATAACTGGTAGTTACTCTGTGCATGCAACAATAACCACCGATCTGCAATACTGTCACAATATAACACAAAGCCTATACATAAAATCTTTAGATCTTCTGAAATTTTGTATGGAGACTAGATGACTTTTCATCAACATGAGTACGGAGTTTCTAAAACTCTGGGTCTTTTTTACAATTTCATTTGATGGCCTTGAAATCCTTCGTGAAAATAACAGTTGTCGAGTCACAGGAGAGCTGAGCCTCAACATGGAATGTTTGGAGTTGTGACGACCTATCAGCAGAAATTCTGCGCTAAACACTGTCCACAAAATTGGCGCGCAACCGTGACAACCTATGGGCAAGACTTCGATTCGATACGAGCATCTCGACACAAGATCCAGAGAGTATCAGCAGAAGCGTATACATGTACACCGTTTCACGCCATCTTCACCGTTTGTGCAACAGACTGgtcctgttgtgatattgtcaCACGACTGCATGTTGTTAGAGTTGTCGAAAGTACCCACACCAGTCAATGTTACCCCTCCTACTGGATCTCTTGATCCGTCACCAATCAAAAATAGACAATTTAAGAAAATCGTTGCAAAACCATCGACTAATCTCCTCTCAGAAATGAAGTCTGTCTTCAACGTAATTAGACGAAACAGCCAACCCCGCAACAGCGCACACGCAC includes the following:
- the LOC137278754 gene encoding serine/arginine-rich splicing factor 4-like; this encodes MQSQEQSKVRNNAKPGTKQNQEQRKARNNAKSGTKQNQEQSKVRNNAKSGTKQSQEQRKARNKAKPRATQGQEQRKVRNKAKPGTKQSQEQRKVRNKAKSGTKQNQEQSKVRNNAKSGTKQSQEQRKARNKAKPRATQSQEQSKTRNKAKSGTTQSQEQSKARNNAKPGITHCVRILLVAQYAKSV